One Panicum virgatum strain AP13 chromosome 9K, P.virgatum_v5, whole genome shotgun sequence genomic region harbors:
- the LOC120650542 gene encoding probable serine protease EDA2: protein MGSGSTRAATAAAALLLLMLARGGESVSFWLPPPSAGVGGEGFLGGASRYLTLDERWMNQTLDHFNPTDHRQFKQRYYEFLDYYRAPNGPIFLKICGEASCNGISNDYLAVMAKKFGAAIVSPEHRYYGKSSPFDSLTTENLQFLSSKQALFDLAVFRQYYQETLNAKYNRSGADSSWFVFGGSYAGALSAWFRLKFPHLTCGSLASSGVVLAVYNFTDFDKQIGDSAGPECKEALQEVTRLVDGQLQCGSNSVKQLFGAPKLENDGDFLYLLADAAAIAFQYGNPDALCSPLIEAKKNGTDLVETFASYVKDYYIGKFGASVASYDQQYLKNTTPAIAESAYRLWWYQVCSEVAYFQVAPKNDSVRSPKIDTRYHLDLCRNVFGEGVYPDVFMTNLYYGGTRIAGSKIVFANGSQDPWRHASKQKSSEELPSYLIECKNCGHCSDLSGCPQAPSNIEGDSSKCSSPEALNKVRKQIVDHIDLWLSECQEQGHDKEPSLGSRWNIATI from the exons ATGGGGTCCGGCTCCACCCGCGCCGcgaccgccgcggccgccctcctcctcctcatgctCGCGCGAGGCGGCGAGTCCGTCAGTTTCTGgctcccgccgccgtccgccggggTAGGGGGCGAGGGCTTCCTCGGCGGCGCCAGCCGTTACCTGACGCTGGACGAGCGGTGGATGAACCAAACCCTCGACCACTTCAACCCCACG GACCATCGGCAATTCAAACAACGTTACTATGAATTTTTGGACTACTACCGAGCTCCAAATGGACCGATCTTCCTAAAAATCTGTGGAGAAGCCTCATGCAATGGAATTAGCAATGACTACTTAGCT GTGATGGCAAAGAAATTTGGTGCTGCAATTGTTTCTCCTGAGCATCGATACTATGGAAAGAGTTCTCCTTTTGACAGTCTGACGACAGAAAATCTACAGTTCTTGTCATCAAAGCAGGCTTTATTTGATCTTGCTGTTTTCCGCCAATATTATCAG GAAACCTTAAATGCCAAGTATAATCGCTCTGGGGCAGACAGTTCTTGGTTTGTTTTTGGAGGGTCATATGCTGGAGCACTCAGTGCTTGgttcagattgaagtttcctCACTTGACAtgtggaagtcttgcaagctcAGGAGTTGTTCTTGCTGTTTACAACTTTACCGATTTTGACAAACAG ATTGGGGACTCTGCTGGTCCTGAATGCAAGGAAGCACTTCAAGAAGTAACAAGGCTTGTTGATGGACAGCTTCAGTGTGGCAGCAACTCAGTTAAGCAGTTGTTTGGAGCACCAAAG TTAGAAAATGATGGTGACTTCCTCTACTTACTGGCAGATGCTGCTGCTATTGCG TTCCAATATGGTAATCCTGATGCCTTGTGCTCCCCTCTAATTGAAGCAAAGAAGAACGGGACAGATTTGGTG GAAACATTTGCTAGTTACGTGAAAGATTATTACATTGGAAAATTTGGGGCATCTGTAGCATCATATGATCAACAGTATTTGAAGAACACAACTCCTGCTATTGCTGAATCCG CATATAGACTGTGGTGGTACCAAGTTTGCAGTGAGGTTGCATATTTCCAGGTGGCACCCAAAAATGATAGTGTACGCTCCCCAAAGATTGACACAAG GTACCATTTGGACTTGTGCAGAAATGTTTTTGGGGAAGGAGTCTACCCTGATGTCTTCATGACAAACTTATACTATGGAGGCACAAGAATTGCAG GTTCTAAAATTGTTTTTGCAAATGGATCTCAAGACCCATGGCGCCATGCTTCTAAGCAGAAATCATCAGAAGAAT TACCATCATACTTAATTGAGTGCAAGAACTGCGGACATTGCAGTGATCTCTCTGGATGCCCTCAAGCTCCTTCAAACATTGAAG GTGATTCATCCAAGTGCTCATCCCCAGAAGCTCTCAACAAAGTAAGAAAGCAGATAGTCGATCACATTGACCTGTGGTTATCGGAATGTCAAGAACAAG GACATGACAAGGAGCCATCACTGGGAAGCAGATGGAACATAGCCACTATCTGA